CTCTTCATAGGTCCGTTTCGGTTCAGGGTTGGTCTGGACCGCCCCGTTTACCGAAAGCACCTTGTATTCTTCCTGGCCTGAAGCCCGATAACTAACGGCTACGACCAAACGGTCGAGGTTTCTGAAATTATTCGTCCCCGCATATGCAGCGGAACGCTGAATAAGCTGCTTGACAACGAAATCGGGCATTTCCTCGACCGCAGCAAGGGTTTTTTCTTTGGTTTTGGCGAGCAGCTCTGACGCTTCTTTGTCCGAAGGCGGTTTGCCGATGCTTGGGTCGATCCGGCGTCGGTTGGCCTCTTCGAGGGCTTGTCGGAGTTCCTGGTCGTTTCGGCCTTTTGTTCGCGTAAGCGATCGAAGGCCGTCGGTCAGCGTAAAATCTATTCCGCGACGACGAAGCGCGTCTATCAAGTCAGATCTTTCGGCGATGTTCTTTTCAAGGCTGTAAAGCAATCGAACGTATTCGGCCTGCGATAATGGCTTAGACTGGCCGAAGCTCACGGCGCAAATGATAAGCAGGAACGTGATCGAAATGAAAGATCTCATTGTAGTCAATGATGCCGCAGAGGCCGATGCAGTTGGCTTTCCGCTATTGTCTTTAGGCAAAGGCGGCCGTAAAGAAAAAGAAAAAGCGGAGAACTATCCCCGCTAATTCAAAACTGACATCCAAAGAACGTTTAATTTACCCATTCTTCTTCGTAATTCAACTGCCAATGCCTGGTTACCCAACGCTCGGCGGCTTCCATTGCGGTGTTTTTCCACTTTTTCAGCCCATCGAGAACCGAAAGAGCCGCAAGCGGTTTGCTCGGGTCGCGTTCGACTCGAATAACTCGGGTCGCGACGTCGATCAGCGTCTTTTCTTCTTCAAGTATCCGAAGCCGAACCTCGCTGCCAACGGGCGGCAAGACCTCAAGGTTTACCAAAGTACTGGATTCGCCGATATTCTCGGTTATCCCGTCCACTGTGATCTTCTGACCGCTTTCTGCATCTACCCAGCTCGCTTTCACGGGCATATTTGCCAAGATCCTGTGGTGAAGCGGTGTTTTGTACGACGACGTCGCATATTCTATCTGTGCCATATATATAACCCCCTTTTTCTTATTTAGAAAGTACTTCCCTCTGTCCTATGATCAAAAATAACAGAACAAGACCCGACAAGTTACGCCATTTTTACAAAAAAGTCAAGTTTCAACTAGATGGATGAACGCCTTTTTCTAAAAGGAGTTCCGGCTCTCCGGCAATTATCCGGAAAATCGACCCTTTACATTTGCAAAAACGCTTGCGTATCTTTTCACAAATCGCTTTGATGCACAAGCGGGAAAAAGGTTTCCCGTAAATTCAGAAATTTCGATGATTTACGGCCGTCATACCCGGATTCGTAAGCAAAATCATGTCGGATTCTGAATTTTGAGGGTTTTATTCATGCGTTGATCAGGCTTGGCCGCATCAGCCGAGAAAACTGGGGTGATGTAACCCGCATTTAATCTTTAAGCCGTATTGTTTAAGTTTATCCGTGCGGATCGGGCGACGAGGTAACTTAGGAACTCGATTTGCCTTTTGAAAACACGATCTAAACCAGTTCCCGCGGCGGCCTTTACTTCAAACGTATGAGGGCTTTCGTGCGAACAGGGTTAAGGTATGTAAGTACAACAGTTTATACGATTTTTCCGGGGAATTAGGTGATTGTTTCGTTCGGAAACAGCTTCAGAGAGGGAACATCGGATATTCAAAAATCAATAGAAAAATCCAAAATATCCGAAAGACCTAACTATTTGAACGGCAATATTGCACAATATCAATAAAAAACGAGGTCAAAAAACAAATGACTAAAAACTTCAGCTTCAGAATTCTCGGCATGATAATGTTGGGACTAATTGTCGGGCTTGGGCAGGTATATGCTCAGTCGACCGTAACGGGAGCGATCAGCGGTCGCGTGACCGATCCGCAGGGAGCGATAGTCCCGAACGCGACGGTTACAGTTACGAATTTAGGCACTAATCAAGCAACGACCACGACAGCGACCGGTAACGGCGACTATCGCGTGATCAATCTGCAGCCTGGCCGCTACAAGGTGGAATCGACGGTTTCGGGCTTCGCTGCCTTCACCGCTGAGAACATCATCGTTGAGGTCGGACAGACCACGAACGTCAACATCGGTCTCGTCGTCGAAGGCCAATCGGCCGAGGTCCTGATCACAGCAGAAGCGCCGGTCATCAATACGACCGACAATTCAAACGCTTCGAACATAAACCAGACCGCGATCAATGAATTGCCGATCAACGGCAGCCGTTGGTCGAATTTCGCTCTTCTTACACCGGGTGCTGTTCCTGACGGAACATTTGGCCTGATCAGCTTTCGCGGCGTTTCTGGCTTGCTGAACAACAATACGGTTGACGGCGGCGACAACAACCAGGCGTTCTTTTCGGAAGAACGCGGCCGTACGCGTATCGGCTACGTCATCAGCCAATCGACTATCCGCGAGTTTCAGGTCAACACCTCGAACTATTCGGCAGAATATGGACGTTCGGCGGGCGGCGTGACCAACGCTGTGACAAAAAGCGGTACGAATGAATTTCACGGCGAAGCGTTTTACTACAACCGCAATAACCGAAACGGAGCCCGCAACCCGCGCGCTTTCAACTCGGTCCTTATAAACGGCGTTTCTACGCTCGTCCCTGCTAAACCGAAAGACCTTCGCGAACGCTTTGGCGGCGCGATCGGCGGGCCGATAGCGAAGGACAAGCTATTCTTCTTCTTCAGCTACGACCAGCAAAAGCGAAACTTCCCGGGTTTGGGCGTGTTCTCGAATCCGAATTTTCTCAACACTGCGAACCGCACCTTGCTTACAGGCCGCGGCTTGACGAACGCACAGATCGATTCGACCCTTGCGTTTCTTAATTCTCTGACAGGCGAGACCCCGCGATCGGGCGACCAGACATTGTTCTTCCCCAAGATCGACTGGATCATTAACGATAAGAATTCGTTCGCTATCAGTTACAACCGCCTCCGCTGGGAATCGCCCAACGGCATCCAGACGCAGGCCGTAAATACCCGAAGCCGGTCGAATTTTGGCGACGACTTCGTCGAAGTCGATTCGGTCAACGGCCGATTGTCTTCGTCGATCTCGTCAAGCATTTTGAACGAGTTCCGATTCCAGTGGGGACGCGACCTCGAATATCAATTCAGTACACCGCCGCTTCCGGGTGAACCGACGACCTCGAACACGCAGGTTGGCGGCGTTCGCTCGCCGAACGTTTTCATTACGAACGGACTTGAATTTGGTACCCCGACCTTCCTCGAGCGTCCGAAGTTTCCAGATGAGACCCGTTGGCAGTTTGCGAATACGACTACGGTCACCCGCGGACGCCACAACATCAAATTCGGTGCCGACATCAACCGTGTCGAAGACGATATCGCGAACCTTCGATTTGAGGCCGGTGCATATTCTTATAACAACATCAATGATTTCATCATTGACTACGTCAACTACGTGACACCGCTGCCCGGTGCCACTGTCTGTGCGACCGGAACCCGCACAGTAGGCCGCTGCTATACGAGCAACTACCAGCAGGGCATCGGCTCGCCCGGCCTGGTAATGAAGAGTTGGGATTACAACTTCTTCATGCAGGACGATTTTCGTGTGACCCCGCGATTGACGGTAAACCTCGGCCTTCGCTATGAGTACATCAGCCTGCCGGAAGCTGTTCTGCCTAACAGCAGCACGGTCGTGATCCCGAACGACGGACGTACTTTGGCCGAGGCAACTTCGTCGATCCCGAGCGATAATGACAACTTCGGGCCGCGTATCGGCCTGGCGTACGATATCTTCGGCGATGGCCGCACTTCGGTTCGTGCCGGTTACGGTATCTATTTTGGCCGGATCCAGAACTCGACGGCGTACAACGCCCTTGTAAACACGGGCAATCCAGGCGGCCAGTTCCAGGTTCAGGTCGCTGCAACCGCTGCGAATTCACCGATTTTCCCGCAGGTCTTGAGCCCGTCGCAGCTGACGGCAGCCGGCGGAGCGGTCGTTTTCTTTGCCGATAACTTCGAAGCTCCGAAAATTCACCAGTACGATGTGATCCTCGAACACCAGCTCGCAAGGAACACGGTCGTTTCGGTCTCGTACATCGGCAGCCTCGGTCGTAATCTGCCGACGTTCATCGACAAGAACTTTGTCCGGACCGGCCAGACGAACTATTCGTTTGTCGGCGGCCCGCTTGACGGACGGACCTTCACGCTTCCGCTTTACGGTCGTGTACCGGGAGCCGGAACACAGGCGATGACGAGCATCGAGAGCACCATCACGTCGCAGTATGACGCGTTCGTGTTCAAAGCAGAGCGTCGCTTCACGAATAGTCTTCAGTTCTCAGCCAGCTACACGCTGTCGCGTTCGATCGACAACAATCAGAACTCGGCAACGTTCACACAGACCAATAGCCCGTACGATATCTTCGACGGCAGCTATGACCAGGGATTCAGTAATTTCGACACTCGCCACCGCATCGTCGCGAGTGCCGTTTGGGCGCCGAACTTCTACAAGGGAAGCAGGTCCTCGATCGGTAATTACGTCCTGAACGGCTGGTCGCTTGCTCCGATCCTAAACTATTTCTCAGGACGTCCGTTCAGCGCGACGATCTCAGGAACAAGTTTGAACGGAACGAACGGCGGAAACTGGAATCCGATACTTGGTCGAAATTCGGAGAGGCTTCCGGCCCTGACGAACATCGATCTTCGGCTTTCAAAGCGTTTTCGCTTTACCGAAACGATGTCGATCGAGTTTTTGGCTGAGGCATTCAACCTCCTCAACAAAACTCACATCTTCTCGACGAACAGCACCCAGTACAACCGCTCAGGCACGACCGGTACGTTGAACTACAACGCGTCGTACGGCCAGGTCACGGGTACTGACAGCACATTGTTCCGTGAACGTCAGGTACAGTTTGCTGCACGTTTCCAATTCTAGTTTCACGCTTGTGAAGCATTAGGTCAGGCACGTCCCGTTTTGGGGCGTGCCTTTTTCTTTTTGGTAATTTCCCGCCGTGGCCTTAAGATTAGCTTTTCAGGCCAATGCGGATACTTCAGATATCATCGGCGCGGACTTATGGCGGCGGCGAGCGCCATGTGGTCGATCTGTGCCGTGGCCTGCAGAGACGCGGGCACGAGGTATTTGCAGCATTAAGGCCCACAAGCGTCTGGCAGCACCGCCTCAGCTTCTTGCCGACATCGAATATATTTCAGGTCTCGATCAGAAACTCATTCGGCGTTTTGAGCGCGATGCGGATAGCCGAATTTGCCCGCGACAACCAGATCGACCTGATCCACGCTCATGTGGCACGCGACTACATTCCGGCGAGTATTGCCTGCATGGCGGCCCCGAATGCAAAGTTCGTCATTACCAGGCATGTGCTCTTTCCGCTCAAGCCGTTCAACAAGTATGCTCTAAAGAACGTCGAACGTGCGATCGGCGTCTCGGAGGCGGTCGGAGAGGAGCTTCGGCGAGTATTTCCATCACACAAGGTCGCGGTGATCGCGAACGGCATTGATGTAAAGGCACCGCCGGAAGACGAGGCCGAGCAGTTCAGGAAGGAATTTCGCGAAGCACACGGTATTCCGGAAGATACGTTTGTGGTCGGCACGCTGGGCGAACTTAAGGAGCTAAAGGGCCAACGCGACCTTGTTCTTGCAGCACCGCAGGTCGCAAACGCATTTCCTGCAAGCCGGTTTGTGATCGTCGGGCAGGACCATTCGATGGACAAGCGATTTCGCCGCGACCTCAAACGGCTGGTCTCGGTCTTTGGCCTCGATGACCGTTTTCTCTGGCTCGATTGGCTCGAAGACACACGTCAATTCTATGCCGCGATCGATCTTTTCGTATCACCATCGCATACAGAGAGTTTCGGCCTCGCCATACTTGAGGCGATGGCCCACGGCAAGGCCGTGGTAGCGACCGATACTGAAGGGGCGCGTCAGCTTGTCGTCGATAAGAGCCAGCTCGTTGCGGTCAGCGATCCGGTCGCTCTTGCCGAGAAGATCGCTGCGATGATAAAAGACCCGGATCGGAAGAAGTCGTTGGGGGACGAAGCGCGAAAGCGAGCAGCCGAACGATTTTCTTTCGATCGGATGATAGACGAGACGGAATCGCTTTACCGTGAGATCCTCGGCGAGCGGGCCGAGAAAGCACATGTGATGGAATAATCGCGGTATGGCGATCGATTTAGACCTACGATGATCAAACTTTCCCGAGACCTATGCAGCAAATTCGATGAAGCGACCAGCCGTGAATGGCTTGAGACCAACGGCGTCGGCGGTTTTGCTTCAGGTGCGGTCTCGGGTGCTAATTCGCGTCGATATCACGGCATACTTACGGCTGCAACTCGTCCGCCGCTTGGCCGGATAACGATGGTCTCAAAGGTCGAAGAGACGGTGACGATCGACGGTGAGCAGTTCGAACTCTCAGCGAATAATTATATCGGCAGCATTCATCCTCGCGGATTCGAATTCATCGATGAATTTCGGCTCGATCCGTTCCCGATCTGGACGTTCCGTCTGGGGGAGGTATTGCTCGAAAAGCGGCTCTTTATGTCGCAGGGTTCCGACACGACCGTTATTCGATACAAAGTTCTCAATAGCAGAGTACTTAAGGGACGAACGATAATGCTCGAACTGCGCCCGCTGGTCGCATTCACCGATTACCACCATCTTCGGCGCGAGACCGATGACCTTAGCGGCGAATTTGAATCAGCCGACGGCGTCGTAACAATGCAGCCGCTTGATGAACTGCCTGAGGTGCATTTTGCTCACAATGGCACAAAGATAGAAAAGACCGGCTATTGGTACCGCAATTTCCACTATGGCATCGAAGCCGAACGCGGTTTTGATTCTAACGAAGATCTCTTTCAACCATTCGCGATTAGGTATGATCTCAAGGTCGGCGCCGACATGATCGTTTCAACTTCGAAGGCGAAGGCCTCAGATGCGTCGAAGCTCGAAAAGGCCGAGGTCAAACGACGAAACAAACTGATCGGCCAGGCTGGTGTCGAAAACGATCTTGCCCGTCGCCTCGTGCTTGCGGCCGACCAGTTTATCGTAAAACGGGGTAACGGCCATACGATAATTGCCGGCTATCCCTGGTTCTCAGATTGGGGACGCGACACGATGATCGCCTTGCCGGGGCTGACGCTCGCAACGGGACGTCATGAGATCGCCCGCGACATCATTATTGAGTTCTCTAAGCACATTTCCGAGGGAATGATACCCAACCGGTTTCCCGATGCGGGTGACGTGGCGGAATACAACACGGTCGATGCCACGCTTTGGTATTTCGAAGCTGTACGAGCATATGCTGAGGCGACCGGCGACAACGATCTGGTGCACACCGAGCTTTACGACAAGCTGGCGGACATCATCGTTTACCACATGCGGGGCACCCGCTATGGCATTCACGTTGATACCGACGGTCTCCTTTACGCCGGCGAGCCAGGTGTTCAGCTGACCTGGATGGACGCAAAGATCGGCGATCTCGTGATCACGCCGCGAACCGGGAAACCGGTCGAGATCCAGGCGCTTTGGTTCAACGCTCTTAGGATAATGGCGAACTTTGCCGAGCGATTCGGCCACGACGAAGACGCCACGAAATTCGATGCCATGGCCGACCTTGCGCGGCAGAACTTCAACGGCGCATTCTGGAACGAAGACGAACAGTGTCTCTTTGACGTTATCGAGAACGGAACACGCGACGCG
The DNA window shown above is from Chloracidobacterium sp. and carries:
- a CDS encoding glycosyltransferase family 4 protein, translated to MRILQISSARTYGGGERHVVDLCRGLQRRGHEVFAALRPTSVWQHRLSFLPTSNIFQVSIRNSFGVLSAMRIAEFARDNQIDLIHAHVARDYIPASIACMAAPNAKFVITRHVLFPLKPFNKYALKNVERAIGVSEAVGEELRRVFPSHKVAVIANGIDVKAPPEDEAEQFRKEFREAHGIPEDTFVVGTLGELKELKGQRDLVLAAPQVANAFPASRFVIVGQDHSMDKRFRRDLKRLVSVFGLDDRFLWLDWLEDTRQFYAAIDLFVSPSHTESFGLAILEAMAHGKAVVATDTEGARQLVVDKSQLVAVSDPVALAEKIAAMIKDPDRKKSLGDEARKRAAERFSFDRMIDETESLYREILGERAEKAHVME
- a CDS encoding TonB-dependent receptor, with the protein product MTKNFSFRILGMIMLGLIVGLGQVYAQSTVTGAISGRVTDPQGAIVPNATVTVTNLGTNQATTTTATGNGDYRVINLQPGRYKVESTVSGFAAFTAENIIVEVGQTTNVNIGLVVEGQSAEVLITAEAPVINTTDNSNASNINQTAINELPINGSRWSNFALLTPGAVPDGTFGLISFRGVSGLLNNNTVDGGDNNQAFFSEERGRTRIGYVISQSTIREFQVNTSNYSAEYGRSAGGVTNAVTKSGTNEFHGEAFYYNRNNRNGARNPRAFNSVLINGVSTLVPAKPKDLRERFGGAIGGPIAKDKLFFFFSYDQQKRNFPGLGVFSNPNFLNTANRTLLTGRGLTNAQIDSTLAFLNSLTGETPRSGDQTLFFPKIDWIINDKNSFAISYNRLRWESPNGIQTQAVNTRSRSNFGDDFVEVDSVNGRLSSSISSSILNEFRFQWGRDLEYQFSTPPLPGEPTTSNTQVGGVRSPNVFITNGLEFGTPTFLERPKFPDETRWQFANTTTVTRGRHNIKFGADINRVEDDIANLRFEAGAYSYNNINDFIIDYVNYVTPLPGATVCATGTRTVGRCYTSNYQQGIGSPGLVMKSWDYNFFMQDDFRVTPRLTVNLGLRYEYISLPEAVLPNSSTVVIPNDGRTLAEATSSIPSDNDNFGPRIGLAYDIFGDGRTSVRAGYGIYFGRIQNSTAYNALVNTGNPGGQFQVQVAATAANSPIFPQVLSPSQLTAAGGAVVFFADNFEAPKIHQYDVILEHQLARNTVVSVSYIGSLGRNLPTFIDKNFVRTGQTNYSFVGGPLDGRTFTLPLYGRVPGAGTQAMTSIESTITSQYDAFVFKAERRFTNSLQFSASYTLSRSIDNNQNSATFTQTNSPYDIFDGSYDQGFSNFDTRHRIVASAVWAPNFYKGSRSSIGNYVLNGWSLAPILNYFSGRPFSATISGTSLNGTNGGNWNPILGRNSERLPALTNIDLRLSKRFRFTETMSIEFLAEAFNLLNKTHIFSTNSTQYNRSGTTGTLNYNASYGQVTGTDSTLFRERQVQFAARFQF
- a CDS encoding glycogen debranching enzyme family protein, producing MIKLSRDLCSKFDEATSREWLETNGVGGFASGAVSGANSRRYHGILTAATRPPLGRITMVSKVEETVTIDGEQFELSANNYIGSIHPRGFEFIDEFRLDPFPIWTFRLGEVLLEKRLFMSQGSDTTVIRYKVLNSRVLKGRTIMLELRPLVAFTDYHHLRRETDDLSGEFESADGVVTMQPLDELPEVHFAHNGTKIEKTGYWYRNFHYGIEAERGFDSNEDLFQPFAIRYDLKVGADMIVSTSKAKASDASKLEKAEVKRRNKLIGQAGVENDLARRLVLAADQFIVKRGNGHTIIAGYPWFSDWGRDTMIALPGLTLATGRHEIARDIIIEFSKHISEGMIPNRFPDAGDVAEYNTVDATLWYFEAVRAYAEATGDNDLVHTELYDKLADIIVYHMRGTRYGIHVDTDGLLYAGEPGVQLTWMDAKIGDLVITPRTGKPVEIQALWFNALRIMANFAERFGHDEDATKFDAMADLARQNFNGAFWNEDEQCLFDVIENGTRDASVRPNQLFAISLAYPILDEDRWPAVLKKAEDELLTPVGLRSLTPRDPAFVPVYTGSPFDRDSAYHQGTVWGWLIGPFIDAYVRVHSGEADLDERIAGLIKGFEDHLLEAGIGQVSEIFDAVPPYSPRGCPAQAWSVAELLRVLTLR